One genomic window of Tenacibaculum tangerinum includes the following:
- a CDS encoding transposase translates to MNYFDNRRTKASAESFNTKVKAFKAQYRGVRDVKFFCLDELKFFPNHNFWNDLKRLFVFKNN, encoded by the coding sequence ATTAATTATTTTGATAATCGGAGAACAAAAGCTTCAGCAGAATCTTTTAATACAAAAGTAAAAGCGTTTAAAGCACAATATAGAGGAGTAAGAGATGTAAAATTTTTCTGTTTAGATGAACTCAAATTTTTCCCTAACCACAACTTTTGGAACGACCTTAAACGATTGTTCGTGTTTAAGAACAATTAA
- a CDS encoding nitroreductase family protein, protein MKPLELAKKRYSTKRYDRSKKIPQEKIEELKAVLHLTPSSINIQPWKFTFVSNTEVKTQLAAASLHNEGKINQADLLIVFSVADDLEEFQKTVNQLPDGLRDWYNNIKQTTPESDVKVWLAKQVYIALGVALSTAIALGLDSTPMEGIEPDKYADILNMKAYKPILAMAVGYRSEDDKYQPSVMPKSRRPKEDVIETVS, encoded by the coding sequence ATGAAACCATTAGAATTAGCTAAAAAGCGTTACTCTACAAAGAGATACGACCGTAGTAAAAAAATACCACAAGAAAAAATAGAGGAATTGAAAGCGGTATTGCATCTAACTCCATCATCAATCAACATTCAACCTTGGAAGTTTACCTTTGTGAGCAATACAGAAGTAAAAACTCAATTAGCAGCAGCGTCGTTACATAACGAAGGAAAAATTAATCAGGCTGACCTATTAATTGTTTTTAGTGTTGCTGATGACTTAGAAGAGTTTCAAAAAACGGTAAATCAACTTCCTGATGGGCTTCGTGATTGGTATAACAATATAAAACAAACTACCCCAGAGAGTGATGTAAAAGTATGGTTGGCAAAACAAGTGTACATTGCCTTGGGCGTTGCCTTGAGTACGGCCATAGCACTAGGTTTAGACTCAACACCCATGGAAGGGATTGAACCCGATAAGTATGCAGACATTTTAAATATGAAAGCGTATAAACCTATTTTAGCAATGGCGGTGGGCTACAGATCTGAAGATGATAAGTACCAACCAAGTGTAATGCCAAAATCTAGAAGACCTAAAGAAGATGTTATAGAAACCGTCTCTTAA